From the genome of Pseudomonas yamanorum, one region includes:
- a CDS encoding DUF1329 domain-containing protein: MKITKNLLQVGVLGLSIMAGSVMAAVSADEAAKLGTTLTPMGAEMAGNAAGTIPKWSPLPTNAGAVDARGFLANPYANEQPQFTITAQNVEQYKDKLAPGQYAMFKRYPDTFKMPVYPTHRGATVPADVFAAIKKNATSTNLVSGGNGLENFETAVPFPIPKSGVEVIWNHITRYRGGSVTRLVTQATPQTNGSFSLVYFRDQFVFRDKMKDYDPKNPGNILFYFKQQVTAPARLAGGVLLVHETLDQVKEPRSAWVYNAGQRRVRRAPQVSYDGPGTAADGLRTSDNLDMFNGAPDRYDWKLEGKKELYIAENSYKLDDPKLKYVDIIKAGHINQDLARYELRRVWHVVATLKEGQRHIYAKRDFFIDEDTWQAAVIDHYDGRGQLWRVAEAHAENYYDKQVPWYALETLYDLQSGRYLALGMKNEEKQAYDFGFTATTSDFTPAALRQDGVR, from the coding sequence ATGAAAATAACTAAAAATCTGTTGCAGGTGGGTGTGCTGGGGCTGTCGATCATGGCGGGTAGCGTCATGGCGGCAGTCTCGGCCGATGAAGCCGCCAAGCTCGGTACGACCCTGACCCCGATGGGCGCTGAAATGGCCGGCAACGCGGCCGGCACCATCCCTAAATGGTCGCCACTGCCCACCAACGCCGGCGCCGTGGATGCCCGTGGCTTCCTGGCCAACCCGTACGCCAACGAACAACCGCAATTCACCATCACCGCGCAGAACGTCGAGCAGTACAAGGACAAGCTGGCGCCGGGGCAGTACGCGATGTTCAAGCGCTACCCGGACACCTTCAAGATGCCGGTCTACCCGACCCATCGCGGCGCCACGGTGCCGGCTGATGTGTTCGCCGCCATCAAGAAAAACGCCACCAGCACCAACCTGGTGTCCGGCGGCAACGGCCTGGAAAACTTCGAAACCGCCGTACCGTTCCCGATTCCGAAAAGCGGCGTTGAAGTGATCTGGAACCACATCACTCGCTATCGCGGCGGCAGCGTGACCCGCCTGGTGACCCAGGCCACGCCGCAAACCAACGGCTCCTTCAGCCTGGTGTACTTCCGCGACCAGTTCGTGTTCCGCGACAAGATGAAGGACTACGACCCGAAAAACCCGGGCAACATCCTGTTCTACTTCAAGCAGCAAGTGACCGCGCCGGCACGTCTGGCCGGTGGTGTGCTGCTGGTGCACGAAACCCTCGACCAGGTGAAAGAGCCGCGTTCGGCATGGGTCTACAACGCCGGCCAGCGTCGTGTGCGCCGGGCGCCGCAAGTGTCCTATGACGGCCCGGGTACCGCCGCAGACGGCCTGCGGACTTCCGACAACCTCGACATGTTCAACGGTGCACCGGACCGCTACGACTGGAAACTGGAAGGCAAGAAGGAACTGTACATCGCCGAAAACAGCTACAAACTCGACGATCCGAAGCTCAAGTATGTCGACATCATCAAGGCCGGCCACATCAACCAGGACCTGGCTCGCTACGAGCTGCGCCGTGTGTGGCATGTGGTTGCAACCCTGAAGGAAGGCCAGCGCCACATCTACGCCAAGCGTGACTTCTTCATCGACGAAGACACCTGGCAAGCTGCGGTCATCGACCACTACGACGGTCGTGGCCAACTGTGGCGCGTGGCTGAAGCCCACGCCGAGAACTACTACGACAAGCAAGTGCCGTGGTACGCCCTCGAAACCCTCTACGACCTGCAGTCCGGCCGCTACCTGGCACTGGGCATGAAGAACGAAGAGAAACAGGCCTATGACTTCGGCTTCACTGCCACCACCAGCGACTTCACCCCGGCGGCTCTGCGCCAGGATGGTGTTCGCTAA